The Impatiens glandulifera chromosome 8, dImpGla2.1, whole genome shotgun sequence genome includes a window with the following:
- the LOC124911822 gene encoding calcium-dependent protein kinase 32-like, which produces MGNCCASQTIEFVKRKIGKDKGKGRKNGKGGGRKLTVIENPNGNDLELKYELGNELGRGEFGVTYACRDKSTGEALACKSISKKKLRARVDVEDVRREVEIMNHMPPHPNIVRLKATYEDDKAVHLVMELCGGGELFDQIVARKHFTEKEAASTTRTIMEIIQMFHKNGVMHRDLKPENFLFANKKGKAPLKAIDFGLSAFFKPGERFTEIVGSPYYMAPEVLKRNYGPEIDIWSAGVIVYILLSGVPPFWAETEQAVAQAIIRSNLEFKREPWSKVSDTAKDLIRKMLEPNPMLRLTATQVLEHPWLNDSSSVKAPNVSSAELTRTNRLQCSVMKEFRKMAFGIIAEQLSKEETVGFKQAFQILDTSNRGKMNFNELRVGLRKLGHQVSASEIKILMEAGDSDKDGHLDYREFVVVLTHIRMMDNNEHLLKAFQFFDRNKSGFIEIDELRDTLIHIVETVDIEIITNAVIQDMNLDKDGRISYDEFARMMKARKTRRKASR; this is translated from the exons ATGGGTAATTGTTGTGCGTCACAAACTATTGAATTCGTGAAGAGAAAAATTGGCAAGGATAAGGGAAAGGGTCGGAAGAATGGAAAAGGAGGAGGGCGTAAGTTGACGGTGATAGAAAACCCAAATGGGAATGATCTCGAACTGAAATACGAGCTAGGGAATGAGCTTGGGCGTGGTGAATTTGGGGTTACTTATGCTTGTAGGGATAAGTCGACAGGAGAAGCACTTGCATGCAAATCAATTTCGAAGAAGAAGCTTAGGGCTCGTGTGGATGTAGAGGATGTGAGGAGAGAGGTTGAGATTATGAACCATATGCCTCCCCATCCTAATATTGTAAGGTTGAAGGCAACCTACGAGGATGACAAAGCTGTCCATTTGGTTATGGAACTTTGTGGTGGCGGTGAATTGTTCGATCAGATCGTTGCTCGTAAGCATTTCACAGAAAAGGAAGCTGCATCCACTACCCGGACAATCATGGAAATCATTCAG ATGTTCCATAAGAATGGTGTTATGCATCGAGACCTGAAACCCGAGAACTTTTTGTTTGCAAACAAGAAGGGGAAGGCACCACTCAAGGCGATTGATTTTGGGTTGTCTGCATTCTTTAAACCAG GTGAACGATTTACTGAAATAGTGGGAAGTCCTTATTACATGGCTCCTGAGGTTCTCAAAAGAAATTATGGTCCAGAAATTGACATTTGGAGCGCTGGTGTCATCGTCTATATCTTACTTTCAGGTGTCCCACCCTTTTGGGCAG AAACTGAGCAAGCAGTTGCGCAGGCAATTATACGTTCAAACTTAGAATTTAAGAGGGAACCATGGTCAAAAGTTTCCGACACAGCCAAAGACCTCATAAGAAAGATGCTTGAACCTAATCCAATGCTACGGCTTACTGCCACTCAAGTGTTAG AGCATCCGTGGTTAAATGATTCTTCTTCAGTCAAGGCTCCAAATGTTTCTTCAGCTGAACTTACCCGAACAAACCGATTGCAATGTTCTGTCATGAAAGAGTTTAGGAAGATGGCTTTTGGG ATAATTGCTGAGCAGTTGTCAAAGGAGGAAACTGTCGGCTTTAAACAGGCATTCCAAATCTTAGATACATCCAACAGAGGGAAGATGAACTTCAATGAGCTAAGAGTTGGTCTAAGAAAACTCGGCCACCAGGTCTCTGCATCGGAAATCAAGATTCTTATGGAAGCC GGTGATTCTGACAAAGACGGACATTTGGATTACAGAGAATTTGTTGTAGTTTTGACGCACATTAGAATGATGGATAACAACGAACATCTCCTTAAAGCATTTCAGTTCTTTGATCGGAATAAAAGCGGATTCATAGAGATTGACGAACTTAGAGATACATTGATTCATATTGTTGAGACTGTCGACATTGAAATTATTACCAATGCCGTCATTCAAGATATGAACCTAGATAAG GATGGTCGGATAAGTTATGATGAATTTGCGAGAATGATGAAGGCTAGAAAAACTCGGAGAAAAGCATCAAGATAA
- the LOC124912630 gene encoding uncharacterized protein LOC124912630 has product MAVALGDTLWIGKMIWVALCRWITSCLTVAEEIAGSIRTGDISPFHVG; this is encoded by the coding sequence ATGGCTGTGGCCTTGGGTGACACTCTTTGGATCGGGAAGATGATCTGGGTAGCTCTCTGCCGGTGGATCACATCATGCCTGACAGTCGCAGAAGAAATCGCTGGCTCTATCCGTACAGGCGATATCAGCCCTTTTCATGTCGGTTGA